The genomic interval ATCCCGATGGGAGTGACTCTATGAACTCCGATATACCCGCTATCTCGGCGGCCTTCACTATCTCCTCATCCGTCGCGTCGTCGTAGCCGTAGGAGATGTTGTAACGGAAGGTACCCTTCATGAGGATCGGATCCTGGGGAACCACGCCGATCTGACGGCGCAGGGAGGTAAGGTCCAGCGATCTGACATCGTGTCCGTCTATCTCCACCGAACCCTTCTCGGGATCGTAGAAACGCTGTATGAGGTCAACCATGGTGGACTTTCCTGAGCCGGTGGATCCCACCACAGCGACGGTCTCTCCTGGTTTCACCGAAAGGGATATGCCCCGGAGGACCCACTCGTCGTCGTAGCGGAACCAGAGGTCTCTGAAATCCACAGCCCCCTCGACGGGGCTGAGAACGACCGGGTTTTCGGGCTGTTCCACCCTTTCCCTGTTGTCCAGAAGCTCGAAAATCCTCTCTGCCGATGCCAGACCGTGCTGAAGCTGACTTATAACCCTCGTCAGGACCGTCACAGGATGGGCCATGAAGCCGAGATATCCCAGGAAGGCGATGAGGTCGCCTGGGGTCATCTCGCCGTCCACGACGGACCGGCCTCCCAGCCAGAAGATGGCGGCCAAAGCGGCTATTAGAAGGACCTCTACTGCACCGGACAAGATCGCGTTGACCTGGGTTCCTCTCATGAGGGCCTTGAAGTTGGCCATGTTTTGACGCTCGAAGCGCAGCCGTTCCTGATCCTCGGTGGCGAAGGCCCGGACTATCCGGATCGCCGACAGGGCCTCCTCCGCCAGGGCGGAAAGACCGGCCAGGTTCTCCTGGATGTCGTGCCCCACCTTTCTAAGCTTTTTAGAGGCCCTGTCTATCACCCACACAGTGAGGGGAAGCACGGCGAAGGTCACCAGGGTAAGCCGCCAGTTTATGTATATCAAAAAGCCGAGCATACCGAGGGTGGTCACTCCCTGAACGATCAGGTCCACCACGGCATTGGTAACGGTGGACTGCAACACGGTAGCGTCGTTGGTAACCCGGGATATCAGTTCTCCCACTCTGTGACCGTTTATGTACTTGAGTGACATATACTGAGAGGCCATGTAGGCCTGAAGTCGAAGGTCCAGCACCACCCTCTGGCCGACCCAGGTCATGAGGTATTTCTGACCGTAGGACGCCACGCCCTTCACCACGTAGACAGCGACCAGGGTCACTGCGATCACGTTGAGCATGAACAGATCCTTCCTTATGAGTACATCGTCCACCACGTTTTTCATTAGCCAAGGGGGAACGACGGCACATCCGGACACCACGAACATGCAAAAGAGAGCCGACGCTATGCGTTTGGTGTAGGGTTTTGCGTAGGAGAGTACCCTAAGATAGATCTCCATGGAACGGGACGGCTTCATATCGGCTATACCAACCTTTCGATCAAATCGCAGAAAACGGAGGAAGGCGAGTCCACCTCGCCTCTAAGTTTTTCCAGACGAACCCTCTGTTTACTCAGTTTCCCCTCTTCGGTCAAGATATTCGCAACGGCGTCGGCCAACTGGACCGGAGAGATATCCCCTACCAGCTCGGGCATTATCTCCTCTTCCGCCAGACGATTGGGCCAGGCGACAAAGCCTCTCTTTCGGGCGGCGCGACGAAGGACTTTTTCCTTGAGAGAGGATCCGCCTGGCAGAGAGAAAAGCCACCCCTTGATCCCGCTAAGGGGAATTGACCTCAGAAAATCGAAGGGGATGGCCACTATAGATGGAACCGCTCTGTCGAGAAGCTCCAGGGTGTTGGTTCCGGGCTGGGTAACGGCCAGGTCCGCATCGGCCAGGGCCGCCCCTGTGGCTCCCGTGAAGGGATTCAGTCCGGCGTTCCTCCAGCTTTCGACCTCCTCCTGACGAGAGAAGGGAGACAACATGGATGCCACCTGTAGGTTCAGTCTATCGACCAAAGGAGGCACCATCTCGGACAGATAGCCTCTGGCGACGTCCCTTATCCAGGGTCGGCTACCGGGGAAAAGGAGGACTCTTTTCCCGCCCCCATCCCGCCACGGAGTGGGAGCCTCAGGGTCCATCCTGAGGCCGTCCGAGACCAGATCTCCCACCACCTGAACCGATTTCCCCATGGAACGGGCCATCCCGTCGAAGGCAGTAGCTTTAAGGTCGCATCTGTCCAGCCCCTTCTTGTAGCCGTAGGAATAACAGGCCAAGGGGATCCTATGAAAGGCCGCCATGGCGCGGCCGAACATCAGATCCCCTCCAAGCTGTATAACCACGTCGCATCGGTCATTGAAAAGTTTCCCGAAGGAACCTATAGGGTCGGACGGTCCTGTGACGACGTCGATCCCCTCCATAGATAGAGCCACTTCCCTCTCTCGGCCTGTCGCAAAGGGGCACCTCAGCAGATGAAGATGGATATTCCACCCTCTGAAGGACATCTCTCGGGCCAGGGGCCTGCACCATCCCCAGAGCTCGCCGGGACCGTTGGCGAACAAAGCCGCGGTCGGGGAGCTCACAGCCTCGATATCCTCTCGGCCCAGAAATCGGCCGCCCCGGTCGAGCCCATCATCGAACGACACCTTTCCAGGTCTCCATGGACCCGACGACGTATGCTACGATCTGAACGGTATGATACGAGGGAGGAGAGTATCTCCGAGCTATTGCACCTCTCCTGTAACAGCTCGGGGTAGACCTTCCTACGGACCATGACGTTCGGTATCGACACGAAGGGAAGGCGTACGAAGTTGTCGTATATGAACCACTCCAGACTTCCGGCCCGATACAGGACTGTCATGAATCTGTCGGACATCATTGCCTCTACCGCCACTGTGCCACTGGCTCCTGCGGCCATGCCACATCTTCCGAGAAGTTCCCTCGCCTCTCCCCGGTAAAGCTCGAAATTCCCTATTTCCTCCAAGACCGAATCGCGAGAGGATCGAGAGAGTCCCGGCGCAAGGGAGAAGACGGGCTTCATTCCTAGGTCTTCGAGTCGACGGGCCAGAGGCACCAGAATCGGCATAAGCCGACGGATCTCCGAACCTCTGCTTCCTGGAAGCAACGCCACCGAGTCCGGCTCCGAAGGGGCAACCGGAGGGGGGAAGGTATCCACCATAGGATGGCCTATCCAGGCGGATGAGACGCCGTTGCGAACCAGATGACTGTGTTCGAATTCGAAAAGAGGCAGATTAAGGTCGAAAAGCTCCCTCAGATGGATTACCCGTCTTTTTCTCCAGGCCCACACGGTAGGGGGAGACAGGTAGACCACCGGTCCGAAGTAACCGCTTTTACGAAGCCGCCTCACCATGGGAATATGGAAGTCCGGACTGTCCACCACGACGACCGCCTCGGGTTTCCTGCGACATACCTCCCTGACGATACGGTCGGCCAGTTTATACAGTCTGGGCAGAGCCGCCAATGCCTCGGAGACGCCCATTATGTGTAGCTCCGAGCTTTTCCATAGGGGCTCAACTCCGGACGCGACTCCTCTTTCCCCCACCATACCCCAAAGCGGACGGGAGTATCCCGATTTTCTCAGGGCTCCGGTCAGGGAGGATAACAGAATGTCGCCCGAGACCTCTCCACAGCTCAGGAAGATGGACACGATGCCATCCCTATCACCGAGATCCCATGCCTGGAGGCCGCCTCGGACAGTTTCTCACGGTCCATTATCAAGACGTTTCCCGACTCGACAGCCAGACAGGATAGGCCGGACTCCGCCATGGACTCGAGGGTTTTCGTCCCCACCACCGGGATATCGTATCTACGGTCCTGATCTGCCCTCATTCCCTTGACCAGGACACCGGCCCCGGATATCCCTCCGGCCCTTGTGATCGTTTCGTCCGTTCCCTCCATGGCCTCCACCGCCACCACCGATCTCCGACAGACCACCAGCGACTGGCCGAAGGACAGAGGCAGCAGACGCCCGAGGACGGCTCTGCCGTAGTCCACGTCGGCAAGATCGGAGGCAGAGGGCTCCGGGCCGGCGATATGTCCCTCTGAAGCTATCATGTCGGGAAGTATGGAGTCGTAGCCGAGCACCGATATGCCCAGCTTCTCTACGCGATCTATAACGGCCCCCAGAAGGGCATGGTCGTTTCTGTCGTCCAGGCCAGCAACTATCCCTTTTATCTCGCTGTCGGCGGAGTCGTCGTAGATGACGGTTTTGGAGACGTAACCGGCCAGTAGGAGCCTCTTTATCCGACGAAAAACGAGGCTCCCGAAGATTTTGACCAGGTTGATCTCCTTCACCGGTATCACCGACAGGCCATACGCCTCTATATCCTGCCAGTCCGGCCGGATGGCATA from Dethiosulfovibrio russensis carries:
- a CDS encoding ABC transporter ATP-binding protein yields the protein MEIYLRVLSYAKPYTKRIASALFCMFVVSGCAVVPPWLMKNVVDDVLIRKDLFMLNVIAVTLVAVYVVKGVASYGQKYLMTWVGQRVVLDLRLQAYMASQYMSLKYINGHRVGELISRVTNDATVLQSTVTNAVVDLIVQGVTTLGMLGFLIYINWRLTLVTFAVLPLTVWVIDRASKKLRKVGHDIQENLAGLSALAEEALSAIRIVRAFATEDQERLRFERQNMANFKALMRGTQVNAILSGAVEVLLIAALAAIFWLGGRSVVDGEMTPGDLIAFLGYLGFMAHPVTVLTRVISQLQHGLASAERIFELLDNRERVEQPENPVVLSPVEGAVDFRDLWFRYDDEWVLRGISLSVKPGETVAVVGSTGSGKSTMVDLIQRFYDPEKGSVEIDGHDVRSLDLTSLRRQIGVVPQDPILMKGTFRYNISYGYDDATDEEIVKAAEIAGISEFIESLPSGYDSEIGERGVTLSGGQRQRVAIARAIVRDPRILIMDEATSSLDAQVEQAIQKAMDRAMEGRTSFVIAHRLSTIRGADRILFLKDGVIVEDGTHSELSSSDGPYSRLYAIQHGERR
- a CDS encoding LpxI family protein, with amino-acid sequence MRGSSKKGKMALVAGEGDLPLVILKNLVASGETPVVYAIRPDWQDIEAYGLSVIPVKEINLVKIFGSLVFRRIKRLLLAGYVSKTVIYDDSADSEIKGIVAGLDDRNDHALLGAVIDRVEKLGISVLGYDSILPDMIASEGHIAGPEPSASDLADVDYGRAVLGRLLPLSFGQSLVVCRRSVVAVEAMEGTDETITRAGGISGAGVLVKGMRADQDRRYDIPVVGTKTLESMAESGLSCLAVESGNVLIMDREKLSEAASRHGISVIGMASCPSS
- a CDS encoding lipid-A-disaccharide synthase, which codes for MSIFLSCGEVSGDILLSSLTGALRKSGYSRPLWGMVGERGVASGVEPLWKSSELHIMGVSEALAALPRLYKLADRIVREVCRRKPEAVVVVDSPDFHIPMVRRLRKSGYFGPVVYLSPPTVWAWRKRRVIHLRELFDLNLPLFEFEHSHLVRNGVSSAWIGHPMVDTFPPPVAPSEPDSVALLPGSRGSEIRRLMPILVPLARRLEDLGMKPVFSLAPGLSRSSRDSVLEEIGNFELYRGEARELLGRCGMAAGASGTVAVEAMMSDRFMTVLYRAGSLEWFIYDNFVRLPFVSIPNVMVRRKVYPELLQERCNSSEILSSLVSYRSDRSIRRRVHGDLERCRSMMGSTGAADFWAERISRL